One window from the genome of Fulvivirga lutea encodes:
- a CDS encoding CheR family methyltransferase gives MKDIDIADLKKITEVVKTKYNYDFTNYAMSSFKRRISRILEMNNFTIEVLMRKLNEPAFLDDFLNEITVNVTEMFRDPSFWRVLRDDIIPGILLNHQKIRIWHAGCSSGEEVFSMAIMLKELDLLDSASLIATDLDTNILERAKSGEYNLKNMELNEKNYIRYQGIGSLKDYYEEKNGKAIMDKSLVENVSFRKHDLVNGEIFNKFDLILCRNVMIYFNQTLQNEVLKKFHESLFKYGYLAIGSKESLIWCDIANKFIIVNNEEKIYKKIKD, from the coding sequence ATGAAGGATATAGATATTGCAGACTTAAAAAAGATCACAGAGGTGGTAAAGACAAAGTACAACTATGACTTTACCAATTACGCAATGTCTTCTTTTAAAAGAAGAATTTCGAGAATACTCGAAATGAATAATTTCACTATTGAAGTGCTCATGCGCAAATTGAATGAGCCTGCGTTCCTTGATGACTTTTTAAACGAAATTACAGTAAATGTAACTGAGATGTTCAGGGATCCTTCATTTTGGAGGGTATTACGCGATGACATTATCCCCGGCATCCTTTTAAATCATCAGAAAATCAGAATATGGCATGCCGGTTGTTCATCAGGTGAGGAAGTATTTTCGATGGCCATCATGCTGAAAGAGTTGGACTTATTGGATAGTGCCAGCCTTATAGCTACTGATCTGGACACCAATATTTTAGAGAGGGCCAAATCAGGTGAGTACAACCTGAAAAACATGGAACTCAATGAGAAAAACTACATACGCTATCAAGGAATAGGTTCTTTAAAAGACTATTATGAAGAAAAGAACGGTAAGGCTATCATGGATAAAAGCCTTGTTGAAAATGTATCGTTCAGAAAACATGATTTAGTAAATGGCGAAATATTCAACAAGTTCGATTTGATACTATGTAGAAATGTGATGATTTACTTCAACCAGACATTGCAAAATGAGGTACTGAAGAAATTTCACGAAAGTTTATTTAAATATGGATACTTGGCCATCGGTTCCAAGGAATCTCTCATATGGTGTGATATAGCGAATAAGTTTATAATCGTTAATAACGAAGAGAAAATTTATAAAAAGATTAAGGACTGA
- a CDS encoding DUF1987 domain-containing protein — MDILNLEGTEDTPKIILDKGNGIFEISGRSLPEDSAEFYQPVLDWIEEYSKDANASTEFMFKLEYFNTASSKLILDVLSALEDIDGMTIIWYFHEDDEDMEEAGEEFSELVEIPFEFKTY; from the coding sequence ATGGACATACTAAATTTAGAAGGCACTGAAGATACTCCTAAAATTATTTTAGATAAAGGAAACGGTATTTTTGAAATTTCTGGTCGTAGCTTACCGGAAGACTCTGCTGAATTTTATCAGCCTGTATTAGATTGGATCGAAGAATATTCTAAAGACGCGAATGCAAGCACTGAATTCATGTTCAAATTAGAATATTTCAATACAGCTTCTAGTAAACTAATACTTGATGTTCTATCTGCATTGGAAGATATCGATGGTATGACTATCATATGGTACTTTCATGAAGATGACGAAGATATGGAAGAAGCAGGTGAGGAGTTTTCTGAACTTGTTGAAATTCCGTTCGAATTTAAAACATACTAA
- a CDS encoding chemotaxis protein CheB: protein MTDFKLDNRYKAIVIGGSAGSFQGIVKILSALPSNFPLPIIMCLHRLKHVRNGFVEALSIKSTIEIVEPYDKEHIKKGKVYLAPSNYHMSTELGHYFSLSTEEMINNSRPAIDITLGTTAYVFRDKLIGILLSGANRDGGMGMKYIKDRGGMTIVQEPSECMIDTMPKAAMNLTTIDHVLKIDEIVEFFNQLHKQYK from the coding sequence GTGACTGATTTTAAATTAGATAATCGATATAAGGCCATAGTTATAGGTGGCTCGGCAGGAAGTTTTCAGGGAATAGTCAAAATTCTATCTGCACTACCCTCGAACTTTCCGCTACCAATAATTATGTGCTTGCATAGATTGAAACATGTGCGAAATGGTTTCGTAGAGGCTCTTTCTATTAAGAGCACTATAGAAATTGTTGAACCATACGATAAAGAACATATTAAAAAAGGAAAAGTCTATTTGGCACCATCTAATTACCATATGTCTACAGAGCTTGGTCATTACTTCAGTTTATCTACAGAAGAAATGATCAATAACTCTCGTCCGGCTATTGATATAACGTTAGGTACAACCGCCTATGTGTTTAGAGATAAACTAATAGGTATATTATTATCTGGAGCTAACAGAGATGGTGGTATGGGCATGAAATATATTAAAGACCGTGGCGGGATGACGATTGTACAAGAACCGAGCGAATGTATGATTGATACCATGCCAAAAGCAGCAATGAATCTCACAACCATTGATCATGTGCTTAAAATTGATGAGATTGTAGAGTTTTTTAACCAATTACATAAACAGTATAAGTAA
- a CDS encoding GAF domain-containing protein has product MKLDQRKISIALVLVYIICGIYATYTLFTFQNDLIYDVQVLEISDLDNAAPVLNGLYFSMGICILAGLGVLLYMFNNKGMEIIYVEKKEEKSKKDEDKEKKDSKNKTFSVSSIKEALSEKSKSEEKILGEGLTEICKALEAGVGAFYMLKKDGDKKVLQMNATYAMSLGESQRPTFEMGEGLVGQVASEKKAIIIDDIPDDYIKIISGLGSASPTHVLVAPVIYGEELCGVVEIASFTSFSESDRKAVEAAFELVTDKLYGKSESAKPTEKAEPKKEGKKTNKGNKEA; this is encoded by the coding sequence ATGAAATTAGATCAGCGAAAAATAAGCATAGCTCTTGTCTTAGTTTATATCATCTGCGGTATCTACGCTACTTATACGTTGTTTACTTTCCAAAACGATTTAATCTATGACGTTCAGGTGCTGGAGATTTCAGATTTAGATAATGCTGCTCCTGTTCTCAATGGCCTATATTTTTCAATGGGAATATGCATTTTGGCCGGTCTTGGTGTCCTATTATATATGTTTAACAATAAGGGCATGGAGATCATTTACGTAGAAAAGAAAGAAGAAAAGTCAAAGAAGGACGAGGATAAAGAGAAAAAGGACAGCAAGAATAAGACATTTAGCGTATCATCCATAAAAGAGGCATTAAGCGAAAAATCGAAATCTGAAGAGAAAATTTTAGGCGAAGGCTTAACAGAAATTTGCAAAGCACTTGAAGCAGGAGTAGGTGCCTTCTATATGTTAAAGAAAGATGGCGACAAAAAGGTTCTTCAAATGAATGCTACTTACGCTATGAGCCTAGGTGAAAGCCAGCGGCCAACCTTTGAAATGGGCGAAGGTCTGGTAGGCCAGGTAGCATCAGAAAAGAAAGCTATAATCATTGACGATATACCAGATGATTATATAAAAATCATTTCAGGCTTAGGGAGTGCATCCCCTACTCACGTTTTAGTAGCTCCAGTTATTTACGGAGAAGAATTATGTGGCGTGGTAGAGATAGCATCATTCACTTCATTTTCAGAGAGCGATCGAAAAGCTGTGGAAGCTGCATTCGAGTTGGTTACTGATAAATTGTATGGTAAAAGTGAAAGTGCCAAACCAACTGAAAAAGCAGAGCCTAAGAAAGAAGGTAAGAAAACGAATAAAGGAAATAAAGAAGCATAA
- a CDS encoding SiaB family protein kinase: MKYIFDLHKTMLENHLILVYEGEFTQEITKSVLAMAERNMDSSGEESTVKRKVFNVMVECLQNIVKHADDVANNHSAVFMVGKQEDKYIIISGNPIMNENIDGLKGKIDQINELDKDGLKELYKSIIKSTEISDKGGAGLGFVDMARKSGNKLDYDFVDIGDGNSFFCLRSSIDRL, from the coding sequence ATGAAGTATATTTTTGATTTGCACAAAACCATGCTTGAAAACCATCTGATCTTGGTATACGAGGGTGAATTTACCCAGGAAATTACCAAATCAGTATTGGCCATGGCGGAACGAAATATGGATTCTTCAGGTGAGGAATCTACTGTCAAAAGGAAAGTATTCAATGTAATGGTTGAGTGCTTACAGAATATTGTAAAACATGCAGATGATGTTGCTAACAATCATTCAGCTGTATTTATGGTGGGTAAGCAAGAAGACAAATACATTATCATTTCCGGCAACCCAATTATGAATGAGAACATAGATGGCTTGAAAGGTAAAATTGACCAGATTAATGAGCTGGATAAGGATGGTTTAAAGGAACTTTATAAAAGCATAATCAAGAGTACTGAAATCTCTGATAAAGGAGGTGCAGGTCTTGGGTTTGTAGATATGGCTAGAAAGTCAGGGAATAAACTAGATTATGATTTTGTTGATATAGGGGATGGCAATTCATTTTTCTGTTTACGGTCATCAATAGATAGACTATAG
- a CDS encoding PAS domain S-box protein has protein sequence MFKQISISTKITGLVIGIVLVTLLAISYLSFRLSRGAIQDRYSESLRVVAEAQSGKIETTFESLISNLKLLQESKTIKEGAVSSGSGSSAGGMDMGFGDDPFAMDMGGGDDPFAMDSGGDDPFAMDMGGGDDPFAMDMGGDDASAEPADPKYDVKGFLNEVKSSYGYNDVFITESTGKILFSTSSKMSAGSNFIDPDGTTLANAVQGVHFSNVTKKENGAYVIYAGAPVNHPSGETSIILIEYPMTKIYDILSDSTGLGKRGEVILAKLDSSSGRINYVNKPRLDPDGAFKLLTLGDANSKAIQKAVTGAKGSGANVDYRGKENLAYYTYLPKAKLGLVAKIDTEEIYSEGNALFNKFMFAGFFILIISGVISLIFSKYLTNPLLSLKKTLELVGNGTLPEQVERKTSDEIGLMANSVNHLVKTLKNTANFAQQIGEGNFSADFKLVNDDDALGLALVNMRDNLVESEKRDKERNWIVTGVAEIGEILRAHDNLEPLGDAVVKYIIGKIGAVQGAFYVVNEDDPDDIFIEMKASFAYNRKKHLNAKFKFAEGLVGQAAAEKDTVLRTEIPHDYVTITSGILGDKRPTSILIVPLITEEKVYGVVEFAGFEKFDSGKVKFVEELSLILARTVFNIKVNERTRKLLEESQAMSSELQEKQEILRQNAEEMQATQEELQKSNSKLEEQIEEVNRTQNRMQLLLENASEVITIYEEDLSVRYISPSVEPILGYTQKEMIGVSDADKVNKEHVAEFKGMFKSLLENPDEQITIQYEYLTKDGNYIWIESTGTNFMSNPAIHGLIVNSRDITERRRAEQEQRMRSKMQALSENSLDLITRLEDDAISYINPVIEEYTGKGPSDFLNQKIKEADLAQNVLDKWLEIIEEVNSTNKKVATEMDFPSEMGDRVMQVNAIPEFDDNEKLESVLVVSHDITERKLIELEIQNKNKKIADSINYAKRIQNAILPNNNVINKVLPDSFILYKPKDVVSGDFPWYVKIGDDIYMAAVDCTGHGVPGALLSLIGYFLLNDIVRSRKISDPGIILDQLDEGVTTTLRQDQDDSKTKDGMDIALCKINTATRKVEYAGAHRPLYVVKKGEMEEIKGNKFAIGGGIYKNQTNFTNHKVELNEGDSFYFCSDGFPDQFGGPDNRKYGPKRLREKIMEVHNMSMKDAYVKFDDHWTNWMGEEKQTDDVLLIGIKL, from the coding sequence ATGTTTAAACAGATATCCATAAGTACAAAGATCACCGGCCTGGTAATAGGTATAGTGCTTGTAACCCTATTGGCCATAAGCTACTTATCATTTAGGTTGAGCCGTGGTGCAATACAAGATAGATACAGCGAAAGCTTAAGAGTAGTTGCTGAAGCACAGTCCGGCAAAATTGAAACAACATTTGAGTCCTTAATAAGTAATCTAAAACTTTTACAGGAGTCTAAAACCATTAAGGAGGGTGCGGTTTCTTCGGGTAGTGGCAGCTCTGCTGGTGGTATGGATATGGGTTTTGGAGATGACCCATTTGCTATGGATATGGGTGGCGGTGATGATCCTTTCGCCATGGATTCTGGCGGTGACGATCCTTTCGCTATGGATATGGGCGGTGGAGATGACCCATTTGCTATGGATATGGGTGGGGATGATGCATCTGCCGAGCCAGCTGACCCTAAGTATGACGTCAAAGGATTTTTGAATGAAGTAAAATCCTCTTATGGATATAATGATGTATTCATTACAGAATCTACCGGCAAAATATTGTTTAGCACCAGCTCTAAAATGTCTGCCGGTTCAAATTTTATTGATCCTGATGGCACAACCTTAGCTAATGCAGTGCAAGGAGTTCATTTTAGTAATGTTACCAAAAAAGAGAATGGTGCATACGTCATTTATGCAGGTGCTCCGGTTAATCACCCAAGTGGAGAAACTTCAATCATTTTGATTGAATACCCAATGACTAAGATTTATGATATTCTGAGTGATTCTACTGGTTTAGGTAAAAGGGGTGAAGTTATACTGGCAAAACTAGACTCTTCTTCCGGCAGAATTAATTACGTAAACAAGCCAAGGCTAGATCCGGATGGTGCATTTAAACTACTAACGTTGGGTGACGCTAACTCAAAAGCGATCCAAAAGGCGGTTACTGGTGCAAAAGGATCTGGTGCTAACGTTGATTATAGAGGTAAAGAAAATTTGGCATACTATACTTACCTACCAAAAGCTAAGCTAGGCTTGGTGGCAAAAATTGATACAGAAGAAATTTATAGCGAGGGTAACGCACTGTTTAATAAGTTCATGTTTGCAGGATTCTTCATCTTGATTATTTCTGGAGTGATATCACTGATTTTTTCAAAGTATTTAACCAACCCATTATTATCACTGAAAAAGACATTGGAGCTTGTTGGCAATGGAACACTTCCTGAACAGGTTGAGCGTAAAACATCAGATGAAATAGGTCTAATGGCAAATAGTGTTAACCATTTGGTTAAAACACTTAAGAATACCGCCAATTTTGCTCAGCAAATAGGTGAAGGTAACTTCTCTGCCGATTTCAAACTCGTAAATGATGATGACGCACTAGGCCTGGCATTGGTGAACATGCGCGATAACCTAGTAGAAAGTGAGAAACGTGATAAAGAACGCAACTGGATTGTAACTGGTGTTGCAGAAATTGGTGAAATACTTAGAGCGCATGATAACCTTGAGCCACTTGGCGATGCCGTTGTAAAATATATCATCGGAAAAATTGGGGCTGTTCAAGGTGCCTTTTATGTGGTAAATGAAGATGATCCGGATGACATTTTCATAGAGATGAAAGCAAGTTTTGCTTACAATCGTAAAAAACACTTAAATGCAAAATTTAAATTTGCTGAAGGTCTGGTAGGACAAGCAGCCGCTGAAAAAGATACCGTACTAAGAACAGAAATCCCTCATGATTATGTAACGATCACATCAGGTATTCTGGGTGATAAAAGACCAACCAGCATTCTCATAGTGCCTTTAATAACTGAGGAAAAGGTATATGGTGTTGTTGAGTTTGCCGGTTTTGAAAAGTTTGATAGTGGTAAGGTAAAATTTGTTGAAGAGCTAAGTCTAATTCTTGCTCGTACAGTGTTCAACATCAAAGTAAATGAAAGAACACGCAAGCTTTTGGAAGAGTCTCAGGCAATGAGTTCTGAGTTACAAGAGAAGCAAGAGATTCTTCGTCAGAATGCTGAGGAAATGCAGGCTACTCAGGAAGAGCTTCAAAAATCTAACTCCAAGTTAGAAGAGCAAATTGAAGAGGTAAATAGAACGCAAAACAGAATGCAGCTTCTATTGGAGAATGCCTCCGAGGTAATCACTATTTATGAAGAAGATCTATCCGTTAGATATATCAGTCCATCAGTAGAGCCAATTCTTGGCTACACGCAAAAAGAAATGATTGGTGTAAGCGATGCTGATAAGGTAAATAAAGAGCATGTGGCTGAGTTCAAAGGAATGTTCAAAAGCCTTCTTGAAAATCCCGATGAACAGATCACTATTCAGTATGAGTATTTAACTAAAGATGGCAACTACATCTGGATTGAATCTACTGGCACCAACTTTATGTCGAACCCTGCCATCCATGGTTTAATAGTTAACTCGCGTGACATTACCGAAAGACGAAGAGCAGAGCAAGAACAGAGAATGCGTAGTAAAATGCAGGCTCTTTCGGAAAACTCTCTCGATCTGATTACAAGGTTGGAAGATGATGCCATTTCTTACATCAACCCTGTTATTGAAGAATATACGGGCAAAGGACCTTCAGACTTCTTAAATCAGAAAATTAAGGAGGCCGATTTAGCTCAAAATGTACTAGATAAGTGGCTGGAAATTATTGAAGAAGTCAATAGTACCAATAAAAAGGTAGCAACTGAAATGGACTTCCCTTCCGAAATGGGTGACAGAGTAATGCAGGTTAATGCCATTCCGGAGTTTGACGATAATGAAAAGCTTGAATCTGTATTAGTAGTTTCTCATGACATCACAGAGAGAAAGTTAATTGAGCTGGAAATCCAGAACAAAAACAAGAAGATCGCAGATAGTATCAACTATGCTAAGAGAATTCAGAATGCTATTCTGCCTAACAACAATGTGATTAATAAGGTACTACCTGATTCATTCATTCTTTACAAGCCTAAAGATGTGGTGAGCGGTGACTTCCCATGGTACGTTAAAATAGGTGATGATATTTACATGGCTGCTGTGGATTGTACAGGTCATGGTGTTCCTGGAGCCCTTTTATCATTAATTGGCTATTTCTTGCTTAATGATATCGTTAGAAGTAGAAAAATATCTGACCCGGGTATAATCTTAGATCAGCTGGATGAAGGCGTTACTACAACACTTCGTCAGGACCAGGATGATTCTAAAACGAAAGATGGAATGGATATCGCACTTTGTAAAATAAATACAGCTACAAGAAAGGTTGAATATGCAGGTGCTCACAGGCCGTTATATGTGGTGAAGAAAGGTGAGATGGAAGAAATTAAAGGTAATAAGTTCGCTATTGGTGGAGGTATCTATAAAAACCAAACCAACTTCACTAATCATAAAGTTGAACTTAATGAAGGTGATTCATTCTACTTTTGCTCAGACGGGTTTCCAGATCAGTTTGGTGGACCAGATAACAGAAAGTATGGCCCTAAGCGCTTAAGAGAGAAAATCATGGAAGTTCACAACATGTCAATGAAAGACGCTTATGTGAAGTTTGATGACCATTGGACAAATTGGATGGGAGAAGAAAAGCAAACTGATGATGTATTGTTAATTGGTATAAAATTGTAG
- a CDS encoding ATP-binding cassette domain-containing protein, whose protein sequence is MSEEILKALTQLFAIITKQDGGVTEKERQFVISFFQQELDQDSVKEYVELYDKFAGYNQDGDEEKEEEGSKKRKLTSVRDSVKTLGLCKKINKTLTQKQKVVVLIKILELVGSDQNFTSQRMEIIDTISTVFNIVKDEYKLIESFVIKTESSELNFGDILIVDGEGEHDHTPENKEELEEKGIYSKHFYSDIDGHIIFLKVNSVDMYFTKYIGKDQIVLNGFIMQRNRVYLFSHGSTVKTPLGAALYYSDLIALFNEELKTTKLSFNADIQEFRFPNGALGLRDVVISEGPGQLIGIMGASGAGKTTLMNVLAGIEQPTLGSVKINGFDINTQKDRIHGVIGYVSQDDLLIEELTVYENLYYNAKLCFANLSEEDLSKKVLDVLESLGLDQRKDLKVGSVLDKTISGGQRKRLNIALELIREPAVMFVDEPTSGLSSRDSENVIDLLKELSLKGKLIFVVIHQPSSDIYKMFSKMYIMDTGGYPVFYGNPVEAVTYFKKASNQVDSQRGQCETCGNVNPEQIFNIIEAKVVDEYGQLTNKRKVNPQQWHEGFKEHFSIEKVEDINEEPAHSLFIPNRLKQSLIFTTRDMLSKLSNKQYLLINLLEAPLLALILAFIIKYKSSPFGNDYLFRFNDNIPAFMLMSIIVALFMGLTVSAEEIIRDRKILKRESFLNLSWNSYLISKIIILFLMSAIQTMSFVIIGHLILEIHGMTFAFWFALFTCSCLANVLGLNISSAFNSAVTVYVMIPLLLIPQMILSGLLFSFDKLNEVLSTKGKVPIVADFMASRWAYEAMAVHHFKNNDYEEPYYELEKTEAEADFKAAYLVEELKKKRQYISENIGTDSDSIKAILKKNLNIIKENIVGDPFQEGLENVNVNDLTLETFTPDVSKTLETYFKNYKDYYQDIYNKSVVRKDQMVYFFENNPEYDYNLNELKNEYYNESLADLVMNVAEKDRIIEYNGELIQQINPIFNEPDKPNHFFDYRAHFFAPSKYFAGTYFSTYVFNLLVIWLMTILLYITLYFEALRKGLDKLSKIRFSKK, encoded by the coding sequence ATGAGTGAGGAAATACTTAAAGCACTTACCCAACTTTTTGCCATTATTACCAAACAAGATGGAGGTGTTACTGAGAAAGAAAGGCAGTTTGTAATAAGTTTTTTTCAGCAGGAGCTAGACCAAGACTCTGTTAAAGAGTATGTTGAGCTTTATGATAAATTCGCTGGCTATAATCAGGATGGCGATGAGGAGAAAGAGGAAGAAGGAAGTAAGAAAAGAAAATTAACCTCCGTTCGTGACTCCGTTAAAACTTTAGGTCTTTGTAAGAAAATCAACAAAACACTTACCCAAAAACAAAAGGTAGTTGTTTTAATTAAAATTTTAGAGTTAGTAGGGTCAGATCAAAACTTTACTTCTCAAAGGATGGAAATTATTGACACCATTAGTACGGTGTTCAATATCGTGAAGGACGAATACAAGCTTATTGAAAGCTTCGTTATCAAAACAGAATCTTCAGAACTTAATTTTGGTGATATACTTATTGTTGATGGTGAAGGTGAGCATGATCACACACCTGAAAATAAGGAAGAACTAGAAGAAAAAGGGATTTACTCTAAACACTTCTACTCAGATATAGATGGCCACATCATATTCTTGAAGGTAAATAGTGTTGACATGTACTTCACCAAGTACATTGGTAAAGATCAAATAGTGCTTAATGGGTTTATCATGCAGAGAAACAGAGTATATCTGTTTTCTCATGGTAGTACTGTTAAAACACCATTAGGCGCAGCTCTTTATTACAGTGATTTAATCGCACTTTTTAATGAGGAGTTAAAAACCACCAAGCTTTCTTTTAATGCCGACATCCAGGAATTTAGATTCCCTAATGGTGCTCTTGGTTTGCGTGATGTAGTCATTTCAGAAGGTCCAGGACAGCTCATTGGAATTATGGGTGCCAGTGGTGCAGGTAAAACCACCTTAATGAATGTTTTGGCTGGCATAGAGCAACCTACATTAGGCTCAGTTAAAATTAATGGGTTCGACATAAACACCCAGAAAGACCGTATACACGGTGTTATTGGGTATGTTTCGCAGGATGACCTTCTGATCGAGGAGTTAACTGTTTACGAAAACCTTTATTATAATGCGAAACTATGTTTCGCCAACTTGTCTGAAGAAGACTTAAGTAAAAAGGTTCTTGATGTTTTAGAAAGCCTAGGCCTCGATCAACGTAAGGATTTAAAAGTTGGTAGTGTTCTAGATAAAACCATAAGTGGTGGACAAAGAAAACGTTTAAATATTGCCCTTGAGTTAATTAGAGAACCTGCAGTAATGTTTGTTGATGAACCTACATCAGGTTTATCATCAAGAGACTCAGAAAATGTAATTGACTTATTAAAAGAGCTTTCCTTGAAGGGGAAACTAATATTTGTGGTAATTCACCAGCCTAGTTCTGATATCTATAAGATGTTCAGCAAAATGTACATCATGGATACTGGCGGCTACCCTGTATTCTATGGTAATCCAGTTGAGGCAGTAACTTATTTTAAGAAAGCTTCTAACCAGGTTGATTCACAAAGAGGACAGTGCGAAACATGTGGTAACGTTAACCCAGAGCAAATATTTAATATCATTGAGGCTAAGGTGGTTGATGAATATGGGCAGCTCACAAACAAGAGGAAGGTTAACCCTCAACAATGGCACGAAGGCTTTAAAGAGCATTTTTCAATTGAAAAAGTTGAAGATATCAACGAAGAGCCTGCGCATTCACTATTTATACCAAATAGATTAAAGCAGAGCTTAATTTTTACTACACGCGATATGTTGAGTAAGTTAAGCAACAAGCAATATTTGCTGATTAACTTACTAGAAGCACCTCTTTTGGCGCTAATATTAGCGTTTATCATTAAGTATAAGAGTAGCCCTTTTGGCAATGATTATCTTTTCCGTTTTAATGATAACATTCCCGCGTTTATGCTCATGAGTATCATTGTAGCTCTTTTTATGGGGCTAACAGTGAGTGCCGAAGAAATAATTAGAGACAGGAAAATACTTAAAAGAGAGTCTTTCCTAAATTTAAGTTGGAATAGCTATCTTATATCAAAAATCATTATACTTTTCTTAATGTCCGCAATTCAAACCATGTCGTTTGTGATAATTGGGCATTTAATTCTTGAAATCCATGGAATGACATTTGCCTTCTGGTTTGCGTTATTTACCTGTTCATGCTTAGCAAACGTATTAGGCTTAAATATTTCAAGTGCATTTAATTCTGCCGTTACCGTGTACGTAATGATTCCGCTTTTACTCATTCCGCAAATGATTCTAAGTGGATTGCTATTTAGCTTTGATAAATTAAATGAAGTACTCAGCACCAAGGGTAAAGTTCCTATTGTGGCAGATTTTATGGCTTCTAGATGGGCCTATGAGGCAATGGCCGTTCATCATTTTAAGAATAATGATTATGAAGAGCCTTACTACGAATTAGAAAAAACTGAAGCTGAAGCAGATTTTAAGGCAGCATATCTGGTAGAGGAGCTAAAGAAAAAACGTCAATACATTTCAGAAAATATTGGAACCGATAGCGATTCAATAAAAGCTATCCTGAAAAAGAATTTAAATATAATTAAAGAAAACATTGTTGGTGATCCTTTCCAGGAAGGGTTAGAGAATGTAAATGTTAACGATCTAACGTTAGAAACTTTTACTCCAGATGTTAGCAAGACTCTCGAAACATATTTTAAGAACTATAAAGACTATTATCAGGATATATATAATAAAAGTGTTGTTCGGAAAGATCAGATGGTGTATTTCTTTGAGAACAATCCTGAATATGACTATAATCTTAATGAACTAAAGAATGAATATTATAATGAGAGTTTAGCTGATCTTGTTATGAACGTTGCTGAAAAAGATAGGATCATTGAATATAACGGTGAACTGATACAACAAATTAATCCTATTTTTAATGAGCCTGATAAACCAAACCACTTTTTTGACTATAGGGCTCACTTTTTTGCTCCTTCGAAATATTTTGCTGGAACATACTTTAGCACATATGTATTTAACTTGCTTGTCATCTGGTTAATGACGATATTGTTATACATTACCTTATATTTTGAAGCTCTTAGAAAAGGATTAGATAAATTAAGTAAAATAAGATTCTCTAAGAAGTAG